One genomic segment of Coffea arabica cultivar ET-39 chromosome 6e, Coffea Arabica ET-39 HiFi, whole genome shotgun sequence includes these proteins:
- the LOC113696060 gene encoding uncharacterized protein isoform X1: MPRIYKAPKSFRDIGKSNVAESLGNSSNRRLLRFNLTDGQTEIVAVEYSHLSSIPDDVVPGTKVLLENNAKVRNGIVCLDAKVTRVLGGRVQSLYEEWEMNQKYSAFSRSALRPLNETAASCPPRFEKFQVGASLQQQSRTSQYSSSSLGTASEIGESSTSRQMSESQSRSVIMDSRQTEVQPPARVENAEDNSTNFHARQKEVAESIPVQNQAAAQKLLQRMSQPNHDNKHFRGRRHGRKEKEEDTATLTLDEWERRKTGISSSTAHSLDDVSLDEDLARQLQEKFDLEDVHVQKNPNATEAENIRMSMFNFERDDPRAHGRMGFRGRGRGSGRGRGRSGGRGRW; this comes from the exons AGATATAGGTAAGAGCAATGTGGCTGAGAGTTTAGGAAATTCGAGTAATAGACGCCTGCTGAGATTCAACCTTactgatggccaaactgaaATAGTTGCCGTAGAGTATTCTCATCTGTCATCAATTCCAGATGACGTAGTGCCTGGCACTAAG GTTCTGTTGGAGAATAATGCCAAGGTTCGCAATGGAATTGTCTGCTTAGATGCCAAAGTGACGAGAGTTTTAGGAGGTCGGGTTCAGTCACTGTATGAAGAATGGGAGATGAACCAAAAATATTCAGCGTTTTCAcgttcagccttgcgaccattgAATGAAACTGCAGCTAGTTGCCCTCCACGATTTGAGAAGTTCCAAGTTGGTGCATCTTTGCAACAGCAGAGCAGAACTTCTC AATATTCCAGTAGTAGCCTGGGGACCGCTTCTGAAATTGGTGAAAGTTCGACATCAAGGCAGATGAGTGAATCTCAGAGCCGCAGCGTCATAATGGATAGCCGGCAAACTGAAGTACAGCCGCCAGCTCGTGTTGAAAATGCTGAAGATAACTCCACCAACTTTCACGCAAGGCAAAAAGAAG TGGCTGAATCTATCCCCGTTCAAAACCAAGCAGCTGCTCAAAAACTCCTCCAGAGAATGAGTCAGCCCAACCATGATAATAAGCATTTCCGGGGGAGGAGACAtgggaggaaagaaaaggaggaagATACTGCAACCCTCACTTTAGATGAGTGGGAAAGGAGAAAAACCGGGATAAGCAGTTCAACAGCACACAGCCTAGATGATGTCAGCCTAGATGAGGACCTTGCACGACAGCTTCAAGAGAAATTTGATTTGGAAGATGTTCAT GTTCAGAAGAATCCTAATGCAACGGAGGCAGAGAATATAAGAATGAGCATGTTTAATTTTGAAAGAGATGATCCTAGAGCCCATGGTAGGATGGGATTTAGAGGCAGAGGTAGAGGTAGTGGAAGGGGAAGAGGAAGGAGTGGAGGCAGGGGAAGGTGGTGA